The proteins below come from a single Burkholderia contaminans genomic window:
- a CDS encoding LysR family transcriptional regulator, with protein sequence MDHLQAMRIFARVAHLGSFTKAAEQLQLPRPTVSNAVQYLEKHLKVRLLQRTTRRVALTAEGATYYERCTRLLADLDDAETLFEDAGTTPRGAIRVDLPERFALNQVIPALPGFHARYPDLRVVIGTTDRFVDLVADGIDCAVRVGAMSDTSLVARRIGELAQINCAAPAYLERHGTPRSPDELPDHVAVGYFSSRTGRELDWEYADMDTGELHAVKMRSVVSVNSSQAYLACCLAGLGLIQAPREGLGPLLADGSLVEVLPEWNAEPLPVSVVFPTGRHLAPRVRIFVDWLAETLGGVPRAD encoded by the coding sequence ATGGATCACCTGCAAGCAATGCGCATCTTCGCGCGCGTCGCCCATCTCGGCAGCTTCACGAAAGCCGCCGAACAGCTGCAACTGCCGCGCCCGACGGTCAGCAACGCCGTCCAGTATCTGGAAAAACACCTGAAGGTCCGCCTGCTGCAGCGCACGACGCGGCGCGTCGCGCTGACGGCCGAAGGCGCGACCTATTACGAGCGCTGCACGCGGTTGCTGGCCGATCTGGACGACGCGGAAACGCTGTTCGAAGACGCCGGCACGACGCCGCGCGGCGCGATCCGCGTCGACCTGCCCGAACGCTTTGCGCTGAACCAGGTGATTCCGGCGCTACCGGGTTTCCACGCGCGCTACCCCGACCTGCGCGTCGTGATCGGCACGACCGACCGCTTCGTCGACCTCGTCGCCGACGGCATCGACTGCGCGGTGCGGGTTGGCGCGATGTCCGATACGTCGCTCGTCGCGCGGCGCATCGGCGAGCTGGCGCAGATCAATTGCGCGGCGCCCGCGTATCTCGAGCGGCACGGCACGCCGCGCTCGCCGGACGAGCTTCCGGACCACGTCGCGGTCGGCTATTTCTCGAGCCGCACGGGCCGCGAGCTGGACTGGGAATATGCGGATATGGATACGGGCGAGCTGCATGCGGTCAAGATGCGCAGCGTCGTGTCGGTCAACAGCTCGCAGGCGTATCTCGCGTGCTGTCTTGCGGGCCTCGGGCTGATCCAGGCGCCGCGCGAAGGGCTCGGGCCGCTGCTCGCCGACGGCTCGCTGGTCGAAGTGCTGCCGGAATGGAATGCCGAGCCGCTGCCCGTGTCGGTGGTGTTTCCGACCGGCCGGCATCTCGCACCGCGCGTGCGGATCTTCGTCGACTGGCTTGCGGAAACGCTCGGGGGCGTACCCCGGGCGGATTGA
- a CDS encoding OpgC domain-containing protein, producing the protein MTAPARAGRYAELDFFRGLVLLVIVVDHIGGSILSRVTLHAYALCDAAEVFVFLGGFATAIAYNSLAERHDEAAARQRFIRRAFEIYRAFLVTAGLMLLITAALNAFAIDGPNMPTNDLDGLLHKPLAALRDILLFRRQPYLASVLPMYAFFALLVPLALPLARTQPWLLLAFSGSLWYAAPHVARFLPTVEGAPWDFNPFAWQFLFVLGVIARCQPVYQTLAPKPQGWLLTAAALAIVAAGAYYRLRIEPFPTDPSIKQNLGALRLANFLAIAWLAAKLVHLGWMKKVAHAMPWIGTIGRQGLLCFVAGTAISLAVDSVLYQATEGYLDVKLGLIADVVAMGLLYLVAKLYGPLVARLPFRSRR; encoded by the coding sequence ATGACCGCACCGGCCCGGGCCGGCCGCTACGCCGAGCTCGATTTCTTCCGCGGCCTCGTGCTGCTCGTCATCGTCGTCGACCACATCGGCGGCAGCATCCTGTCGCGCGTGACGCTGCACGCTTACGCGCTGTGCGACGCGGCCGAGGTCTTCGTGTTCCTCGGCGGCTTCGCCACCGCGATCGCGTACAACTCGCTCGCCGAACGGCACGACGAAGCCGCCGCGCGCCAGCGCTTCATCCGGCGCGCGTTCGAGATCTATCGTGCGTTCCTCGTGACGGCCGGCCTGATGCTGCTGATCACGGCCGCGCTGAACGCGTTCGCGATCGACGGCCCGAACATGCCGACCAACGACCTCGACGGCCTGCTCCACAAGCCGCTCGCCGCGCTGCGCGACATCCTGCTGTTCCGCCGCCAGCCGTACCTCGCGTCGGTGCTGCCGATGTACGCGTTCTTCGCGCTGCTCGTGCCGCTCGCACTGCCGCTCGCGCGCACGCAGCCGTGGCTGCTGCTCGCGTTCAGCGGATCGCTGTGGTACGCGGCGCCGCACGTCGCGCGCTTCTTGCCGACCGTGGAAGGCGCGCCGTGGGACTTCAATCCGTTCGCATGGCAGTTCCTGTTCGTGCTCGGCGTGATCGCGCGCTGCCAGCCCGTCTACCAGACGCTCGCGCCGAAGCCGCAGGGCTGGCTGCTGACGGCCGCGGCGCTCGCGATCGTCGCGGCCGGCGCGTACTACCGGCTGCGCATCGAGCCGTTCCCGACCGATCCGTCAATCAAGCAGAACCTCGGCGCGCTGCGGCTCGCAAACTTCCTCGCGATCGCGTGGCTCGCGGCCAAGCTGGTTCACCTCGGCTGGATGAAGAAGGTCGCGCACGCGATGCCGTGGATCGGCACGATCGGCCGGCAGGGGCTGCTGTGCTTCGTCGCGGGCACCGCCATCTCGCTCGCGGTCGATTCGGTGCTCTACCAGGCGACCGAAGGCTATCTCGACGTGAAGCTCGGCCTGATTGCCGACGTCGTTGCAATGGGCCTGCTGTATCTCGTCGCCAAGCTCTACGGGCCGCTCGTCGCGCGGCTGCCGTTCCGTTCGCGGCGATGA
- a CDS encoding porin, with the protein MKKHIIFTAALAAFAAPVFAQNSVTLYGVIDEGFNYTNNVNVNGVGKTNYQLASGYAQGSRWGLKGSEDLGGGLKAIFTLENGFDVNNGRLGQGGRMFGRQAFVGLSAPRFGTLTFGRQYDSVVDYLAPLTANGNWGGTLFSHPFDNDNTDNSFRVNNTVKYASADWNGLTFGGTYSFSNSTGFANNRQYSLGAQYSLAGLQVAAAYLQANNPGIGSAGAISADDANFVADRLRIFGGGVNYTFGPATLGFVYTKTDVKNPVSTVYLPASTFAGLGLTATKFQNFEINGKYQLTPDFYLGAQYVYTDGKYDAAAGTFKPKYHTVGLMADYSLSKRTDVYLQGAWQKVGGDKTGTAADGGYVVGTDGPSASSNQFAVRAAIRHKF; encoded by the coding sequence ATGAAGAAGCACATCATTTTTACCGCCGCGCTGGCCGCTTTCGCCGCGCCGGTCTTCGCCCAGAACAGCGTGACGCTGTACGGTGTGATCGATGAAGGCTTCAATTACACGAACAACGTGAACGTCAATGGGGTCGGAAAAACGAATTACCAGCTTGCGAGCGGCTATGCGCAGGGCAGCCGCTGGGGCCTGAAGGGCAGCGAGGATCTCGGCGGCGGGCTGAAGGCGATCTTCACGCTGGAAAACGGTTTTGACGTGAACAACGGCCGGCTCGGCCAGGGCGGCCGCATGTTCGGCCGCCAGGCGTTCGTCGGGCTGAGCGCGCCGCGCTTCGGCACGCTGACCTTCGGCCGTCAGTACGATTCCGTCGTCGACTATCTCGCGCCGCTCACCGCCAACGGCAACTGGGGCGGCACGCTGTTCTCGCACCCGTTCGACAACGACAACACGGACAATTCGTTCCGCGTCAACAACACGGTCAAGTATGCGAGCGCCGACTGGAACGGCCTGACGTTCGGCGGCACGTACAGCTTCAGCAACAGCACCGGCTTCGCGAACAACCGTCAGTACAGCCTCGGCGCGCAGTACTCGCTGGCCGGGCTGCAGGTTGCGGCTGCGTACCTGCAGGCGAACAACCCGGGTATCGGCAGCGCGGGCGCGATCTCGGCGGATGACGCGAACTTCGTCGCCGACCGCCTGCGGATCTTCGGCGGCGGCGTCAACTACACGTTCGGCCCGGCCACGCTCGGCTTCGTCTACACGAAGACGGACGTGAAGAACCCGGTGTCGACCGTCTACCTGCCGGCGTCGACGTTCGCCGGCCTCGGGTTGACCGCGACGAAGTTCCAGAACTTCGAGATCAACGGCAAGTACCAGCTCACGCCCGATTTCTATCTCGGCGCGCAGTACGTGTACACGGACGGCAAGTACGATGCCGCGGCCGGAACGTTCAAGCCGAAATACCACACGGTCGGGCTGATGGCCGACTACAGCCTGTCGAAGCGCACCGACGTCTACCTGCAGGGCGCATGGCAGAAGGTGGGCGGCGACAAGACCGGCACGGCGGCCGACGGCGGCTACGTGGTCGGCACGGACGGCCCGTCGGCGTCGTCGAACCAGTTCGCGGTGCGCGCCGCGATCCGTCACAAGTTCTGA